The Gossypium raimondii isolate GPD5lz chromosome 2, ASM2569854v1, whole genome shotgun sequence genome segment AAATtgttaatctaatttttaattttaattgaaaattggtTACGACTcaagtaatttaaaattacttaaatttagATGTCAAATTTAAACCTGAAAtacttaatttgaaaaatcgaTTGACAAACTCGAATGATCCAAATTCGAATTGTCCTAAATTTGAAATGATCCGAAAACAAAACTAACCaaacctaaaatataaatttaaaatattaaaattttcaaaaaaatctaaattcacTCGATTGAAACTAAGTAATTCCTTCTCTTAGGAAATATGGGAATCATTCAAACTAAAATCTAATTAATGTTATAAGTCACGAGTTTGAGGTTTAAGGTTCGAGGTTATAGATTTAGGGTTCGAGTTTAggatttagagtttaaggtttgaGATTTTAGATTCAGGATTTGgagttgaaagtaaaaaaataatcaaaattatgtaaataaaaaaaacaatttattgaaatattattaaataattaaaggtCAAAATCATGATTATTTGAACAAACTAGAATAAAAATCTGGTTAAGTCTATGGTCggatattttgaaaaagaaaattggattaattgattttttttttttcagaataGTTTCAGAGGTTATGATTAAACGAAATATCAGAGCCTGAAGCCTATATGAGGCCAAGTTCCAGCCAAGTCATTCATAGTTGCTTTTATCCTCTAATTAAATCTCCTTATAAAATCATGTCTACTTTCTTATTGTgaatcatcatttttttttctctagcTCCCTCTAGAATGTTGCAGACAGCTTACACCTTGTATCCATGGCTATTAGATTTGAGCAAGCCGAAAGATGGACTCTTTCGAGCTATCTTATCCTTTGTCATGGTCATACTTGCAATTTCTCTTTGGCACCTATGGTTCGTTAAGAAGTCCAAGAAGATCGTCGCTCAGTTGCCGCCGGGCCCTCGAGGGTTGCCGATAGTGGGATATCTTCCATTTCTTGGAACCGATAATCTTCACCTGTCCTTCACCGAACTGGCTGCAACCTATGGTCCCAGCTTCAAACTTTGGCTTGGCAACAAGCTATGTGTCGTAATTAGCTCACCGGAACTAGCAAAAGAAGTGGTTCGTGACCATGATGTAACATTCTCTGAACGAGATCCACCCATTGCTGCACAAGTTGCTAGCTTTGGTTGCAATGATATTTCATTCGATTCTTACAGCAATCCTCGATGGAAAAACAAACGTAAAGTTCTTGCAACCGAGTTGCTTACAAATGCTAGGCTGAATGCTTGTTATGGTCTACGAAGAGAACAAGTAATGAATGGCCTTAAAGATGTGTATGAAAATGTTGGCAAGCCAATTGATATTGGGAAATGGACATATTTAGTGGCATTAAATGCGGCCATCAGCATGATTTTGGGAGGTGAACTCCCAGGTGAGAAAGGGGCCGCCATTGAAGGTAACTTGAAAGAGAATTCGTCGGAATCAATGGTGTTAATGGGAAAACCGAACGTCTCCGATATTTTTCCGGCGATTGCACGGTTTGACATACAAGGTATTGAGAGGAGAATGAGGAAAATCAGCCAACAGTTCAATCGACTTCTTGAATCTGTAATTGAAATGGCCATTGATAAGGAAAAAGATAAGAAGAGTAGTGAACAAAAATTAGGCTTCTTAGAGCTGCTATTGCATTTGGAACGCAATAACAACGAAGATAATGCATCACCTCTTACAATGGATGAAGTCAAGGGTCTGCTCGTGGTAAGTTGTGAAtttggttttcattttttttaatttgttagtttttaatttatttatttttggaattttgaatttcttttgaaTATTACACTAAAAATAACTAATAGTAGAAATTTACCTTTGTATAAAATCGAATATTAACAACTTTCATGTTAAAACAAGTTAATTTAacaatctttaatatatataagcatgagttttaagaaattgaacTAACAAAGATACCTCtattgttaaatatattattaaattgacattaaaataataatttattaatattattatgtgataataataaaattaatatgatagtgtattaatgtgaaattaattaatttgatcatatcttttaaaagttctagttaaaaaataataaaatatattattaattaataaaattataaatctataaaatcattgaatataattggataaattaaaaataaaaactaagttttttaatgaaataaatacaatttatatataaatatgattttattttaaatatgttaataattaataattttaaaatcatttttataattaataaaaactaaatgtGCGAGactaacattatatatataaaaataatatcaatataCTGATAATATAATCTAcaatgtatgaatttattttttatccttaatttatatgtaaaaactcaaaagaaaataaatatattttataattaaattaaatattatttttataaatattaattgcatctaactaaatttattcaattcaacACAAATCTCTAACTCAACAAATAGTTTGACTCATATATATCTATTTGAGAAATTAAGATGAAGaaagtcaattaattaaaatttagtattttgCATTATCtatgtttcttcttcttattatttttaaaatttataaaatttataaaataattataattacttataccaattaaaactaatttttaggTATATGCATTGGTAAGatcttttcatttaaaataaaatctacagagttaaataaaaaaataaaattttagtgttaTGTACTTAACATATGAactagtatatataaaataaataaatttaattactatatatataatatacccTTTATCTTTGCATAATATACCCTTTTATCTTTGCTTTCTAGTTTGGGTAATTAATGCTattaattttgaacttttagGATATATTGGTGGGTGGTACAGATACTACTACAACTATGGTAGAGTGGACAATGGCAGAGCTAATGCAACGTCCAGAAATAATGGAGGAAGTGAAGAAAGAATTAAGTGATGTTGTTGGGGTAAACAACACCGTTGAAGAGTTTCACTTGTCTAATTTAAGTTACCTAAACGCTGTGATAAAGGAAACCTTCCGACTGCATCCAGCACTACCGCTCCTTGTTCCTCGATGTCCGGCCCGATCCATCCATCTCAATGGCTATACCATACCAAAGGGCAGTAGGTTGTTCATAAACATGTGGTGCATTCATAGGGATCCTGGTATTTGGGAAAATCCTTTAGAATTTTGACCAGAAAGATTTTTAAATGATCCTGATAATTCAAATCATTATGGAAATGATTTTCGGTTCATGCCATTCGGGTCCGGAAGGAGAAAGTGCCCAGGAATACCCTTAGGGGAGAAGCTATTGTTTTTCATATTGGCTTCATTGTTGCATTCTTTTGAGTGGAGATTGCCACACGGAATAGTGCTTGACATGTCTGGTAAATTTGGAATTGTTATGAAAAAAAAGGAACCTACACTTCTTATTCCTACACCAAGATTGACAAATCTTGATGCTAATTGTTAAAAACGCAAAAAAGACGATGATTGAATCTCTTATCtgtactttaatatttaaatttagaatttattaatgtatctccttattttatatttaatgcgTTTTAAACTATAATGGTCTCTTTTATGTTGTAGGTATCCAATATGGCATTAATATTGGATATTTTGGTAATAAAGCGCATATATTACATTGaatttaattccaaaaaaatcaaaaacaatttGAATCAAGACGATTTGgagatttttaaaatagaaattataattgtaattatctaaatcaaataaaaaatcaaatcaaattttaattttattaatttataatgaaaaataaattaattaaaattaatattttcaatgatttaattttattggaaCCTGCTGTAAACATTTAAGTACTTCAACTTgatttgaattcaattttaaatagttttcaatttaattttggcgTCAAATGGAGTAGATATTTGGATATCTACTTgtgttttttggaaaaataataataaaatcaaagttttattttaaataaaatataattatgtttttagaaaataaaaaatcagtttaaaaaaaatcatgtcgGGTTTGGGTGAAAGatcatttaaattcaaaggCCAAAATGTTTTGTTTTCCATGGGtctttaccaaaatattacaaaaaataaaaaaaataccaaaataatattacttttttttatttaccaaaatattatacaaaaaaaaacaaaacagtaGAAACCCGGATGCCACAGGCAGCACCAAAGGTGCCTGTGGCAGAGGTGGCACCAAATGTGCCactgccacaggcggcaccacTTGTATTATAGGTATCCATCCAGctgaaggagaagaagaagaagaagaagaagaagaagaagaagaagaaggaaggaggaggaggtggtgccggaaaaatagagaaagagaagaaaaaagaagaaggtattttttaaaaaaaataatggattatcttgttattatgttttttttttgtataattttattatttttgttgttagtttagttattattgttagttattaagattaataaaactcaaattgatggttttagttagtattattattgttagtaaaaactaatattattattatggttagttattaggattagtaaaaccctaattattattttagttagtatgaTTGTTAgttttacattatattattgttagttattattttagtaaaaccctaattattattgttagttagtattattttgagtataaaactattattattgttattgtgttagttattatGATTAGTGGTTAAAAGTTGTTAATGTACAAAATGATAACTGAAAAAGTATGAGCTTAAGGAtgaaaaattgcatattgaagcattaaatttttatttatgtaatttatttaccattcgagatttttttttgagattttgtttaattttttgacaGATTGAATATTAAAGATGGATGataagttttttgtatgcgtttatttcaatggagtcatcttgacaacaagcgttggatgtatatttgaatgttggcaacaaatagcaatgagatttaatagaaatgtctcgttaGATGATATGAAGGgaaggattaatgcaaaaattgttagatgttgtgggagaaggatatcaaaaattttctataaGTTTCCAGTTTCAACAAATCCGATCAAATTTACgaaaatggaacttgtagacgacgaagacgtggagacaatggtcgctctTTACTGTGGGAATGAGAGAGAcaagaatgcaccgattcacttatttgctgagttgccagtatggagcaaaatgaagatgtcaATGCATATGGTGAAGAACACGAAGCTCAAGAGCCgtggatggtggctccaatatcgtATGTTGATAGTGGATCGACTATAGGTGAGATCGGTATCGATCTGAATATTACAACCGatattgatgtggttggtggtgaagaagaaagtGGTAGCGATCATTGTGATGAAGAGGTCGATAATGATGGTGATCTCGATGTGGACGATAtacctgatgatattgacgatgaagatgtgAATAACGATGGAAACATTAACGCTTCTTCGGTTGGGAATCAGATGTGACGTATTTTGATACACAATGCTCATAGACCCGGAAGCATCGTATGTAGCTGAGTTCTCGGAGTACCCTAAAATAGTTCATCCTCATCGGCTAGCCGTAAATTCTGATCAGAGGAGTTATTCATGGGCCAGAGATTCGAAAGTAAAGATGAGTGCGTACTTGCTATTAAACGGTATAGCATGAACATATCAGTGGATTATAAAGTCGCAGTGTCTACTTCGACAATATATATTGGAGAGTGTTGGAAGGCAGCGaaaggctgcaattggcgggtACGAGCTGCATTCATTAAAAGTTTGCAtatgtgggagatacgaaaatttgttggtcctcatacatgcacatcaacacgtatgacagaagatcattgatgcggtcgttgaaagcaccaaaaatatcctatccctaataaataatgaaaagaatagtaaaagggaagtagggtcaaatcctcagggactggacttgcaaaatatcttgtttCGTGATATCCTAGGCAGAGCCTTGCCCAAGACAACCTGCgttcctaaaaaaaataaaaaacaatagaagaattaaattgttggatctagaaacgaaaaataaaataaaaagaattaagaatattgaattgaaaattagaaaaaataaaaatagagttgagagaaagaaaattcttatgggagattccgACCTCCGGTTGTCTCGTTCGCCTTGGGTTaaatcctcggcttttagatgatccttcccaaaccgaataagccgcttatagtggaagaggacgcctcgACCACCACTCAATGATTTAGACTTACAATTTGGTGGAACtcgactctagccaacaatcgcttcgtgggatcgtcttatgctagatcaacgcttctcaatggcgaatcccacgccattttgtctcttgggctcgccaacctctgacgcagtaagctaacgaaccgactgtgcaaccttcccaaaacatacaaagcggccgcctttgcatacgttgaaaagcttacttcttaagggacatggacggagCGTCACCAGTAGTctgagaaacgatgaatactgttgagaaggctaagtacggattctaagcctcaataacccttttggggatttttgacaaccttcggctagatgggtttagtggctcatggttgtggtagaaaagaaaataaataaaataaaaataaagattttattgaaaagaaatatgaaaagaacaaatgcctaaacttttggggagagagtgtttacagaaaaagaaaagatgggctccccttttgagtcacttcaccccctatttatagtgctgggggagatattctaattctacttaaattcctaaaagataaatacatttaattgaagataaataaagataaaataaaatcctaaaaataatccttaataattatctcaatattaattatcctaatataattaaaatagagtttaataaaataaaatctcttctttttgcatttcaacccttgtgtcctccatgcttgcacttttggcaccaacttttccttgtgtcgcacattggcccattttatctctaaattcacgcttttggcccttaattttgcttttgcttcaaatttagtccctatgagataaaagatcataaatagctcaaattagtaggatcatactcagaataaatacataattaatacataaaaatacgttattctagagtgttatcaaatcccccctacttagcccatgcttgccctcaagtatggttcctatctactgtgaaagttagattctgccataaaagaaatacaactccaaagttttataaaaatcagtcaaaaatgcatatgaaaaataaagagaaccctaggcttgctttaagtaaaatagaaaaagttttctaattaatacacacaaaaattagaatcaacttgaattatttaatgaaaattagataaattgccaaacctaccaagacactctatttgtttcctcctttagtcccaaaattttttctttttctttttctttttctttttgtttttttctctcttttttttatgctttaggaatatactgaaccttttgacgcgaagagagatgacaACCAAGCACCCCACCCCCCAACTCATTAACAAactcctaatttattataatttttcttaagaacacatcaaaccttttgacgcgaagagagatgacagccaagcaccccaccccggttactcagcccaacatgttcttaaaaattaattccggTTAGCGGAGTTTTATCTAACACGTCAcacaaccttttgacgcgaaataggatgacaacccaagcaccctaccccggttactcagtcAGTCACGTTTTTAAGCTGCACTCATAACCACGGAACAttaaatgatattaataataactttttttatgaggactttagagaaaaataataataatcaagtgTCAAAATAAGTTTCAGAATTACCTTAATATTCatcaacatattttagcatgcaaTCATATTAAGTGTCCACTTTGTATTTAAACTTGATCAATTTTACGAAAAGCAAGATAGAGTTAACTTTATGAGTCACAATTATTTT includes the following:
- the LOC105789187 gene encoding carnosic acid synthase isoform X1 codes for the protein MLQTAYTLYPWLLDLSKPKDGLFRAILSFVMVILAISLWHLWFVKKSKKIVAQLPPGPRGLPIVGYLPFLGTDNLHLSFTELAATYGPSFKLWLGNKLCVVISSPELAKEVVRDHDVTFSERDPPIAAQVASFGCNDISFDSYSNPRWKNKRKVLATELLTNARLNACYGLRREQVMNGLKDVYENVGKPIDIGKWTYLVALNAAISMILGGELPGEKGAAIEGNLKENSSESMVLMGKPNVSDIFPAIARFDIQGIERRMRKISQQFNRLLESVIEMAIDKEKDKKSSEQKLGFLELLLHLERNNNEDNASPLTMDEVKGLLVDILVGGTDTTTTMVEWTMAVLMQHPEIMEKVKKELSDVVGVNNTVEEYHLSNLSYLNAVIKETFRLHPALPLLVPRCPARSVHLNGYTIPKGSRLFINMWCIHRDPLIWENPLEFRPERFLNDPDNSNHYGNDFRFMPFGSGRRKCPGIPLEEKLLFFILASLLHSFEWRLPHGTVLDMSSKFGIVMKKKEPTLLIPAPRLTNLDANG